The Candidatus Nanohalococcus occultus genome contains a region encoding:
- a CDS encoding ABC transporter ATP-binding protein has product MASLKIEGLEKSYGSFKVLKGINLEVKEGEVYGLLGPNGAGKTTLFRTIIGLLNQDSGEVTLEGIEDSKDLRQELGYLPSDINFYESMDARENLRFFSTLVKQDPDIEELIELVGLKDAADKKVGGYSTGMKKRLGIAQSLIKDPSVIIYDEPTTGLDPEGKKSFRELIQRINQQKNKTIILSSHVTKEIGPLCDRFGVLNDGVIKAAGTRKELGEHAEDGLVVEVKTTDIEALENVLQDFDYEIEKGYAKVSLKDRPRRQLLERILDEDLEIERFEISGQTLEDAYMRLTS; this is encoded by the coding sequence ATGGCTTCTTTGAAGATTGAAGGTCTGGAAAAAAGCTATGGCAGTTTCAAGGTTCTGAAAGGTATTAATCTCGAGGTAAAGGAAGGGGAGGTCTACGGTCTTCTCGGTCCGAACGGAGCCGGTAAAACCACGTTGTTCCGGACTATTATCGGACTCTTGAATCAGGACTCTGGAGAGGTCACGTTGGAAGGCATAGAGGACTCGAAAGACCTCAGGCAGGAACTAGGATATTTGCCATCTGATATTAACTTCTATGAATCGATGGATGCTAGAGAAAACCTCAGATTTTTCTCTACACTTGTAAAGCAAGATCCGGATATCGAAGAACTGATTGAACTTGTAGGACTGAAGGATGCAGCAGACAAAAAAGTAGGAGGATACTCTACAGGCATGAAAAAACGGTTAGGGATCGCACAGTCCTTGATAAAGGATCCAAGCGTGATTATTTACGATGAGCCGACAACAGGACTTGATCCAGAGGGAAAAAAGAGTTTTAGAGAGCTTATACAGCGAATTAACCAGCAGAAAAACAAGACAATTATTCTCTCGTCCCACGTTACAAAAGAGATCGGCCCGCTATGCGACCGGTTCGGCGTGCTGAACGATGGCGTTATAAAGGCCGCAGGCACTCGTAAAGAGCTTGGTGAACACGCAGAAGACGGATTAGTGGTTGAAGTTAAAACAACGGATATTGAAGCTCTTGAAAACGTCTTACAGGACTTCGACTATGAGATCGAGAAAGGTTATGCGAAGGTCTCCTTGAAGGATCGTCCGCGCAGACAGCTTTTAGAGAGAATCCTGGACGAAGATCTTGAGATCGAGCGGTTTGAGATCAGCGGTCAAACACTCGAAGACGCGTACATGAGGCTGACCTCCTGA
- a CDS encoding tRNA (cytidine(56)-2'-O)-methyltransferase (catalyzes the S-adenosyl-methionine-dependent 2'-O-ribose methylation of C56 in tRNA transcripts) → MIKILRIGHRAGRDDRISTHVALTARQWGAEEIVYSGEKDSKMMESVRDIADRWGGEFKVSYRKDFGNVIKEFDGLKVHLTMYGEPIEEKIDDIDAEFDEDILVVVGAEKVPRKVYTNVDYNVGIGHQPHSEIAALAVFMDRFTDIKHDFEDADIEVVPSEDRKLTEDNRSRPE, encoded by the coding sequence GTGATTAAGATACTTAGGATCGGTCATCGTGCCGGACGAGATGATAGGATTTCAACCCACGTGGCCTTGACAGCCAGACAGTGGGGTGCCGAAGAGATCGTATACAGCGGTGAGAAAGACTCGAAGATGATGGAAAGCGTCCGAGATATCGCAGATCGCTGGGGCGGAGAGTTCAAGGTGTCCTACCGTAAAGATTTCGGGAACGTGATCAAGGAGTTCGACGGTCTCAAAGTCCACTTGACTATGTACGGCGAACCGATCGAGGAAAAGATAGATGATATAGACGCCGAGTTCGACGAGGACATACTGGTCGTTGTCGGAGCGGAAAAAGTCCCGAGAAAGGTCTATACAAACGTTGATTACAACGTAGGCATCGGCCACCAGCCTCACAGCGAGATAGCTGCCTTAGCCGTTTTCATGGATCGTTTTACAGATATCAAACATGATTTCGAAGACGCCGATATCGAAGTCGTCCCGAGCGAGGACCGGAAGCTGACGGAAGACAACCGCTCACGTCCAGAATAG
- a CDS encoding YIP1 family protein gives MREQLDDWFQDLKSVLTGPSEFFEQLEDYSLGQSAKFAGLMGALIGGLIGLVVILFGVVSPGATGTSAVTSVVIGLLMPVLLGVFYILNAFISGALMHVVAYALGMRDVEKTVSAFTYSLSITVISWIPLINFLAAIYSLYIQYVGIKKLHDTTPFRAFIVAISLPVAGMLLYIALLVMVLAGSTAPATVPAQ, from the coding sequence ATGAGAGAACAGCTTGACGACTGGTTCCAGGATCTGAAGTCTGTCTTAACAGGTCCTTCAGAGTTCTTCGAACAGCTCGAAGACTACAGTCTGGGACAGTCCGCTAAGTTCGCAGGTTTGATGGGCGCGCTGATCGGAGGCCTAATCGGTCTTGTGGTAATTCTCTTCGGAGTCGTAAGTCCGGGAGCCACAGGAACTTCGGCAGTCACCAGCGTAGTCATCGGATTACTGATGCCCGTACTTCTCGGGGTTTTCTACATCCTAAACGCATTTATCTCAGGAGCGCTTATGCATGTAGTAGCATACGCCCTTGGAATGAGAGATGTAGAAAAGACTGTTTCCGCATTCACTTATTCGCTCTCAATCACAGTCATCAGCTGGATCCCGCTGATCAACTTCCTAGCCGCTATATACTCGCTTTACATCCAGTACGTAGGAATCAAGAAGCTACACGATACAACGCCTTTCAGAGCGTTTATAGTAGCGATTTCACTTCCTGTAGCTGGAATGTTGCTTTATATAGCGCTTCTGGTTATGGTTCTGGCTGGTTCGACGGCTCCGGCTACAGTTCCAGCCCAGTAA
- a CDS encoding NEW3 domain-containing protein, which translates to MRVLEKTALIVLSAVLLSSMALAYSNTDDLKVYKGEKADLGNYSFSYIDVPDRRLEISEERQDSRFILEQATFDELYGQGERMFDFPTENLWVRFNGLGWSDRGSYMNLTVSSDEDIFSDAKLTADVPRRVIAARGDEISVPLTLENSGTQNKTYNLSVNDLEGILVTYNYQGFNVSSIEVPAGEKFDITATIEVLESAKAQRTGIVFRGESSRNVTEEINLEVRGAEKTRQLDFEISENYITTWPGKQASLNVEFRNRGQAPITNLETDIQAPENWEVESRGLERPKDVLAQYDRYSDYYTVKVPGNVEAGDYYITVDPSSDNLDIEAKEIRVHVRTKSGLSYIGVGLIFVSLLGMGGTYWKLGRR; encoded by the coding sequence ATGAGAGTTCTCGAGAAAACTGCTTTAATCGTTCTATCAGCTGTTTTACTTTCTTCTATGGCGCTGGCGTATTCCAACACTGACGATCTCAAGGTCTATAAGGGGGAGAAAGCCGATCTAGGCAACTACAGTTTCAGTTATATTGATGTGCCGGATCGAAGACTTGAGATTTCCGAGGAAAGACAGGATTCTCGTTTCATACTTGAACAGGCTACTTTCGACGAGCTTTACGGTCAGGGAGAGCGGATGTTCGATTTCCCGACTGAAAACTTATGGGTCAGGTTTAATGGGCTTGGATGGTCTGATAGAGGAAGCTACATGAACTTAACTGTTAGCTCCGATGAAGATATTTTCTCTGATGCGAAGTTGACTGCGGATGTGCCTCGAAGAGTTATTGCCGCCCGAGGCGATGAGATATCGGTTCCGTTAACCCTTGAAAACAGTGGAACTCAGAACAAAACATACAATTTGTCCGTAAATGATCTTGAGGGTATTCTCGTAACTTACAATTATCAGGGGTTTAACGTTTCAAGTATTGAGGTTCCGGCAGGTGAAAAATTCGATATTACAGCCACTATAGAGGTACTTGAGTCGGCTAAAGCACAGAGAACTGGTATTGTCTTCAGAGGAGAATCTTCCCGTAATGTCACTGAGGAGATCAATTTAGAGGTTAGAGGCGCGGAGAAAACCAGGCAGCTGGACTTCGAGATAAGTGAAAACTATATTACGACCTGGCCGGGCAAACAGGCCAGTTTAAACGTTGAGTTCAGGAACCGCGGTCAGGCGCCGATCACCAACCTGGAGACGGATATACAGGCACCTGAAAACTGGGAGGTCGAATCCAGAGGTCTTGAGAGACCTAAAGATGTACTAGCACAGTACGATCGGTATAGCGACTATTATACTGTAAAGGTTCCGGGCAACGTTGAGGCAGGTGACTACTACATAACGGTTGATCCAAGCTCCGATAACCTGGATATCGAAGCTAAGGAGATCCGCGTACATGTCAGGACGAAAAGCGGTCTTAGTTACATCGGTGTGGGGCTGATCTTTGTAAGCCTGCTTGGGATGGGAGGGACGTACTGGAAACTCGGGAGGAGGTAA
- the rnz gene encoding ribonuclease Z yields MDVWTVGTSSAVPTRDRGLACNMVNFDGERILFDCGEGAQRSIMENKLGLMKISKIFISHWHADHFSGLLGLIQTMEMEGREHPLYIYGPPRTEEFTEKILDTGYFNRSYDIFVEDLIEGDVIAGQGYEVRPFEVEHGINAFGFVFEEQKHRKANKEKMKQLGLESSPKIGDLKQGETIEYEGKTIEPEEVIEEVSGRKVVYSGDTQKCDKMIENAANADLLIHEATCLHEIIEDRHGHTSARQAAEIAKEAGVKQLAMTHLSRRYLGQEDELEKEAKQVFENSVLADDGMRFEISPHRPE; encoded by the coding sequence ATGGATGTCTGGACAGTAGGAACCTCAAGTGCGGTGCCGACAAGAGACCGCGGACTAGCATGTAACATGGTAAACTTCGATGGGGAAAGAATACTATTCGACTGCGGTGAAGGAGCGCAGAGAAGCATAATGGAAAACAAGCTCGGGCTTATGAAAATCAGCAAGATCTTCATCTCCCACTGGCATGCCGATCACTTTTCCGGACTCCTAGGCTTAATCCAGACAATGGAGATGGAAGGCCGGGAACATCCGCTTTATATCTACGGGCCGCCACGGACAGAAGAGTTTACGGAAAAAATACTTGATACAGGATACTTCAACCGCAGCTACGATATCTTCGTCGAAGATCTTATCGAAGGAGATGTAATTGCGGGCCAGGGATACGAAGTACGGCCGTTCGAGGTTGAACACGGCATAAACGCGTTTGGATTCGTCTTCGAAGAACAGAAACACCGAAAGGCCAATAAGGAGAAGATGAAACAGCTCGGACTCGAATCATCTCCGAAGATAGGAGATTTGAAACAGGGAGAGACCATAGAGTACGAAGGAAAGACCATCGAGCCGGAGGAAGTGATCGAGGAGGTCTCAGGTCGCAAGGTCGTATACTCCGGAGATACTCAAAAATGCGATAAAATGATCGAAAACGCGGCAAACGCCGATCTCTTGATCCATGAAGCGACCTGTCTACACGAGATTATCGAGGATCGTCATGGCCACACTTCGGCAAGACAGGCCGCAGAGATAGCCAAGGAAGCCGGTGTAAAACAGCTAGCTATGACCCATCTCTCCAGAAGATACCTTGGACAGGAAGATGAACTTGAGAAAGAAGCAAAGCAGGTCTTCGAGAACTCAGTTCTAGCCGATGACGGGATGCGTTTCGAGATAAGCCCGCATAGACCGGAATAA
- a CDS encoding methyltransferase domain-containing protein — protein MSYVYLLAGEDLELAKADLQGFLRSQKIEETSDVVSRLASTETEPEQLKRLGLTHEVSKILYRGKKESIDFDYRPQHSYAVRAENIDAEIEGAESEIGEYLSTEENSVDLENPVETIKIYVLEDEIVVGKVIEDIDRSLFQERTNDNREFSSPVSLDPVLARVLVNLSEAPPGSHVIDPFCGTGGILIEAGLCGIGVHGSDIQKEMVKGTRKNLEEYGIIVHDIKECAIDEVSEEFGTKFDALVTDLPYGQSSKSENRPIQNFLQSMDEIADTKVFMYNEPELAGYEASFEVYVHKNLTRYIYVLD, from the coding sequence ATGAGCTACGTATACTTACTTGCCGGAGAGGACCTGGAGCTGGCAAAAGCCGACCTCCAAGGATTCCTGAGATCGCAGAAAATAGAGGAAACCTCTGACGTGGTTTCAAGACTTGCTTCCACAGAAACCGAGCCAGAGCAGCTCAAAAGACTCGGTCTAACCCATGAAGTCTCAAAAATACTCTACAGAGGCAAAAAGGAAAGTATAGACTTTGATTACCGACCTCAACACTCTTATGCGGTCAGAGCCGAGAATATAGACGCAGAGATTGAAGGAGCAGAATCTGAGATAGGAGAGTATCTTTCCACTGAAGAAAACTCTGTGGATCTCGAGAACCCGGTTGAAACCATCAAAATCTACGTCTTGGAAGATGAGATAGTTGTTGGAAAAGTTATAGAGGATATAGATCGTTCGCTTTTCCAGGAAAGAACTAATGATAACAGAGAGTTTTCCTCCCCGGTCTCGTTAGATCCTGTACTTGCCAGAGTACTTGTAAATCTCTCCGAGGCGCCTCCTGGCAGCCATGTAATCGATCCGTTCTGTGGAACCGGCGGCATACTGATCGAGGCCGGTCTATGCGGAATAGGAGTTCATGGGAGCGACATACAGAAAGAGATGGTCAAAGGCACGAGAAAGAACCTCGAAGAGTATGGAATAATTGTTCACGACATCAAAGAGTGTGCGATCGATGAGGTCAGTGAAGAGTTCGGAACAAAGTTCGATGCTTTGGTGACTGATCTGCCATACGGTCAGTCCTCGAAGTCGGAAAACCGCCCGATTCAGAACTTCCTTCAATCAATGGATGAGATAGCTGATACCAAGGTCTTCATGTACAACGAACCCGAACTGGCCGGATATGAGGCCAGCTTCGAGGTCTACGTTCACAAGAACCTGACTCGTTATATCTATGTGCTAGATTGA
- a CDS encoding lysylphosphatidylglycerol synthase transmembrane domain-containing protein codes for MNYKRKLAKLNNKYIWFFISTAIIAGIIYFSDFSQFVDSIQNADLMLLVPAFILGLAVFPVWSYVWYRIFHKMGIGTSYTTALEVFMSGFFMNSVTPLGQFGGEPVMAYIVKDSQDVEYKKAISSVFSADVINTVPVLTFGIGGAIYAFFFRSVRQMMLQGLYIALIVVAIGGPLMYLLWFESDKLKDVLRVILDKLKVFGLDQVRIDSLMENVDDTLASFQIIGEDPAYLFKTGLVAHFGFVIQVFCLYFVLWSLGHQPDITPLYFIIAFSGLANFSPTPGGSGTFEAAMAGLVSLFLPVSFATGISAAIIYRMTTYWPGLIIGYFTLNRVNGGK; via the coding sequence ATGAATTACAAGCGAAAACTTGCCAAGCTGAACAACAAGTATATTTGGTTCTTTATCTCGACGGCGATCATAGCAGGCATAATCTACTTCTCTGATTTCTCCCAGTTCGTGGACTCGATTCAGAACGCAGACCTTATGCTCTTAGTCCCTGCTTTCATCCTCGGGCTTGCCGTGTTCCCGGTCTGGAGCTATGTCTGGTACCGCATATTCCATAAGATGGGTATCGGCACCAGTTACACTACTGCGCTCGAAGTCTTCATGTCCGGGTTCTTCATGAACTCGGTTACTCCGCTCGGACAGTTCGGAGGAGAGCCTGTAATGGCATACATAGTCAAGGACTCACAGGACGTCGAGTACAAGAAAGCTATCTCCAGTGTATTCTCCGCAGATGTAATCAACACTGTTCCTGTACTCACCTTCGGGATCGGAGGAGCTATCTACGCGTTTTTCTTCCGTTCCGTGAGGCAGATGATGTTACAAGGACTTTACATCGCGTTAATAGTTGTAGCTATCGGCGGGCCGCTAATGTACCTTCTATGGTTCGAATCTGACAAGCTCAAGGATGTTCTGAGAGTCATACTTGACAAGCTGAAGGTTTTCGGCCTTGACCAGGTCAGGATAGATTCGTTAATGGAAAACGTCGATGACACACTCGCCTCCTTCCAGATAATCGGCGAGGACCCGGCATACCTTTTCAAGACGGGCTTGGTCGCACATTTCGGATTTGTAATCCAGGTCTTCTGTCTTTACTTCGTACTCTGGTCTCTCGGCCACCAGCCAGATATCACTCCGCTTTACTTTATAATCGCTTTCAGCGGACTGGCTAACTTCTCACCGACTCCTGGAGGTTCAGGAACCTTTGAAGCCGCTATGGCGGGCTTGGTCTCGCTATTCTTACCTGTCTCGTTCGCAACCGGGATTTCAGCAGCTATAATTTACAGGATGACGACCTACTGGCCGGGACTGATCATCGGTTACTTCACACTCAACAGGGTAAACGGCGGAAAATGA
- a CDS encoding ABC transporter permease: MGSKWDIASQEVSNYFSSRKFLLVLGIFTIFCLGSVYVGYDNYQSSLERFASGNTYGEAPSPPELIEVFTPLISFNFPLAAGLLAIILSYDAISGEREKGTFELLLSYPVYRDEVINGKFIASGFMVALCLLFSLMASSGLAIYLTSKIPGVSDIIRLGLVWVGTSTYMFFFLGLGVLTSTALKTSWRSLIASAFILLVFVAMPLLSNLVAGFVVDSGPEAENVYERRQVFSESVSKYSPSVAYTEYSKKVMAMETENSTLRESFNSSVGNLIYLLGVTMVSFMLSYLFFMRQDI, translated from the coding sequence ATGGGTTCTAAGTGGGACATAGCATCTCAGGAGGTATCTAACTATTTTTCAAGCCGCAAGTTTCTGCTTGTGCTAGGCATATTCACAATTTTCTGTCTTGGATCTGTTTACGTAGGTTACGATAACTATCAGTCGAGTTTAGAGCGTTTTGCCTCGGGCAATACTTACGGTGAAGCTCCAAGCCCTCCTGAACTTATAGAAGTTTTTACTCCGCTGATCAGCTTTAATTTCCCTTTAGCTGCTGGGTTGCTCGCAATTATTTTGAGTTATGATGCGATATCCGGTGAAAGAGAAAAAGGAACCTTCGAGTTACTTCTATCTTATCCAGTTTACCGTGATGAGGTTATAAACGGTAAGTTCATCGCTTCGGGCTTTATGGTCGCGCTGTGCCTACTTTTCTCACTGATGGCTTCTTCAGGTCTTGCTATATACTTAACATCGAAGATTCCTGGTGTTTCTGATATCATACGTCTGGGTCTTGTATGGGTAGGTACATCGACTTACATGTTTTTCTTCCTAGGACTTGGAGTTCTTACATCGACTGCTTTGAAGACTAGCTGGAGGTCTTTGATCGCCTCTGCTTTCATACTGCTTGTTTTCGTAGCTATGCCGCTCTTAAGCAATTTGGTCGCGGGTTTTGTGGTAGATAGCGGGCCGGAGGCTGAGAACGTATATGAGAGAAGGCAGGTTTTCTCTGAGTCGGTATCGAAGTATTCGCCGTCTGTGGCTTATACAGAGTACTCGAAGAAAGTTATGGCTATGGAGACGGAGAACTCGACTTTGAGAGAGAGTTTTAACTCATCGGTCGGTAACTTGATCTATCTTCTCGGAGTAACTATGGTTTCGTTTATGCTCTCGTATCTGTTTTTCATGAGGCAGGATATCTAG
- a CDS encoding DUF2391 family protein: MIRELVQEASSKYPFGGDDFFQQIVGSALLSAPFIFTEEVWTIASNTSTQQSLASIAVTLLLGHGILYVAKQDRDFETERKVFGVTLRYISLMAVSFGSVLLVLTLTATAQTFGASTAEILKTVSIISVFSVIGAATADNLI, translated from the coding sequence GTGATCCGCGAACTGGTACAGGAAGCGTCCTCAAAGTATCCTTTCGGAGGAGACGATTTCTTCCAGCAGATAGTGGGAAGCGCCCTGCTTTCAGCTCCTTTCATCTTCACGGAAGAAGTATGGACTATCGCATCCAACACCTCCACACAGCAATCTTTAGCAAGCATAGCGGTCACACTGCTTTTAGGTCACGGAATACTTTACGTAGCAAAGCAGGATAGAGATTTTGAAACCGAGAGAAAAGTTTTCGGAGTAACACTGCGTTACATCTCACTTATGGCCGTAAGCTTCGGCTCAGTACTACTGGTTTTAACTCTTACAGCCACAGCCCAGACCTTTGGCGCATCAACAGCCGAGATTCTGAAAACAGTCTCAATCATATCCGTTTTCTCAGTTATCGGCGCTGCGACCGCCGACAACCTGATCTAA